AGACCGTGAAGATTTACAAGCAAGGCAAAGAGTATTACGACGGGCTTCGCAAGATCAAGAACCTTGTCCGTGACGCGCGTAAGGTGCAGCAGACCATCCTCATGGTCGGTGACATCACGGACATCTATGTGAACAGTTTCGAGCGTATGCTCAGCGACCCTTATTTCACGCCGGAAGAGCTGAGTGCCATCGCGATCGGTTACACGAAGCTGCTGGAAGAGAGTGCACACCTGCTGAACGACCTGAAAACGGTGGTCAACGAGAACGGACTTTCGATGAACGACAAGGAGCGGATGGATATCATCGACCGCTGCTACACCGATATGCTGCAATATCGCAGCCTGGTGCAATATTACACCAACAAGAACATCGGCGTTTCCTACCTGCGTGCCAAGAAACGGAACGACCTGGACCGTGTGATGGCCCTTTACGGCTCACCGAATGAACGTTACTGGTAATTCCTAATCCGATTCGCTTATGGTATTGTTGGCAATAAATTTCGACAACCTGCATCAGATCCTGCAAAACCTCTACACGGATATGATGCCGCTTTGCTCGCATATGACGGGTGTGGCGAAAGGACTCGCGGGGCTTGGTGCCCTGTTCTATGTGGCCTACCGGGTATGGCAGTCTCTGGCAAGGGCGGAGCCCGTGGATGTCTTTCCCCTTCTCCGTCCGTTTGCGTTGGGGTTATGTATCATGTTTTTCCCGACCATCGTGCTGGGCACGCTGAACAGTGTCATGTCGCCTATCGTGAAAGGTACACATTCAATACTGGAGGCACAGACCTTCGACATGAACGAGTACCGGGCGCAGAAGGACAGGCTGGAGTTCGAGGCGATGAAGCGCAATCCCGAGACGGCCTATCTGGTCGACAAGGAGTCCTTCGACAACAAACTGGACGAACTGGGGGTGATGGACGCGATAGAGGCCTGCGGGATGTATGTGGACCGGGCAATGTATAACATGAAGAAGGCGGTTCAGAATTTCTTCCGCGAACTCCTGGAACTCATGTTCAACGCGGCCGCCCTTGTCATCGACACACTGCGGACGTTCTTCCTGATCGTGCTTTCGATACTGGGACCGATTTCGTTCGCCCTGTCCTGCTGGGACGGTTTCCAGGCCTCGCTCAGCCAATGGTTCGTCCGTTATATCAGCATTTACCTGTGGCTTCCGGTGAGTGACCTCTTCAGCAGTGTGCTGGCACGGATACAGGTGTTGATGCTCCGGCAGGACATCGAACAGCTTTCCGACCCGAACTTCATCCCGGACGGCTCCAACGGGGTTTACATCACTTTTCTGATTATCGGTATCATCGGGTATTTCACCATCCCGACAGTGGCCAACTGGATTATCCAGGCAGGAGGCGGTGCAGGCAATTACGGCAAGAACGTGACCCAGACGGCATCCAAGACCGGTTCCGTGGTGGCAGGAGCGGGCGGTGCGGCGGTAGGCAACATCGCAGGAAGGCTTATCAAATAGTAATAACCATCTTAAAACGACATTGGAATGGAATTCAAATCATTAAAGAACATCGAGACCAGTTTCAGGCATTTGCGCCTGTTCGGTATCGTCTATCTCTGCGCGTGTACCCTGCTTGTGGGATATTCGGTGTGGAAGGCATACGGCTTTGCCGAGGCGCAGAGACAGAAAATCTATGTGCTGGACGAGGGGAAGTCGCTCATGCTCGCCCTCTCGCAGGACCTGGAGCAGAACCGTCCCGTGGAGGCGAGGGAGCATGTCAGACGCTTCCATGAGCTATTTTTTTCGCTGGCTCCTGACAAGAGTGCGATAGAGGGCAATATCCAGCGTGCCATGTTCCTGAGCGACCGCTCTGCCTATGCCCATTACCGGGATCTGGCGGAACAGGGCTACTACAACCGGATCATCTCCGGCAACATGAGCCAGCGCATCGGGATTGACAGCGTGAAATGCGACTTCAACAGCTACCCGTATGAGGTAGTGACGTATGCCCGCCTTTCCATCATCCGGGAGAAGAGCGTGACGGAGCGCAGCCTCGTCACGCGGGGCAGGCTGCTCAATTCCACCCGCAGCGACAACAATCCGCACGGCTTCATCCTCGAAGCCTTCCGTGTGGTGGAAAACAGGGACATCAGAGTATATGACCGTTAAATTTTGAATGTATGAAAAAGATGCTTGTAAAAATCAGGGACTTGGCCGAAGAAAAACTGCGCGGTGTCTGCGCCGGGCTGAGTCCTGAAAAGAGAGTGATAACCATCGTCGTGCTGACCGTCCTGTTCGCGCTTGGGAATTTCTACATGATTTTCCGCGCCATATACGACATTGGACGGGAGGATGCCAAACGTGAGGTCATCGAGATAACCCCGCTGGATATCCCGGACTTTATTCAGGCGGACACCCTTACGGACAGTAAAATCCGCGAGATGGAAGAGTTTTTTAACCAGTTCAACAAAGAAGACAATGAGTAACGATGCAAACAAATTGAGACAGAGGCAGGAAATCAGGAAATACCTGGTCTTTGCCGGAATGTTCCTCCTGTTTGTCGGCTGCATGTGGCTGATTTTCGCGCCGTCCAAGGAGGAACGGCAGAGGGAGGAAAGGAATGCCGGTTTCAATTCCGAACTGCCCGACCCGAGAGGGGCAGGTATCGAGGCGGACAAGATTGCCGCCTACGAGCAGGCGGACATGAAACGCAGGCAGGAAGAGAAGATGCGCACGCTGGAGGATTTCTCCGCGCTTGCCGATGAAAACAGGCAGAATGAAACAAGCAGTCCTGTCGTGGAAATACCGCAGGAGCGGGAATCCGAAAGTGCATCATCCTATCGTGGCAGCGGAAACCGCAGGAATGGGGCCATATCTTCGTCCACATCCGCCTATAACGATATCAACTCCACGCTCGGCAGTTTCTATGAGGCACCGAGAGAAGACCCCGAAAAGGAGGCATTGAAAGCCGAGGTGGAGCAGTTGAAGCAGGCTGCCGCGGTACAGCAACCCGCACAGATGACCTACGAGGAGCAGGTAGCATTGCTGGAAAAATCTTACGAACTGGCCGCCAAATATACGCCGGGCAAGGATGGCGCAGGTACGGAAAAACGGGAAGAAACCGAACCTGCCGCCAACGGCAGGAAGGCAAGAGCCGTTCCCGTGGGACAGGTCTCCACACCGGTGGTGTCATCGCTTCCGCAACCCGTCAGTGATTCCGTACTGTTGGCACGGATGGCACAGACCGGACATGCTGGATTCCATACCGCCGTGGGAAAGACGGCTGACGGGCATACGAGGAATACCATCCGTGCCTGCGTGCATGGTGACCAGACCATAAGAAGCGGGCAGAGCGTTAGGTTAAGGCTTTTGGAACCGATGCGTGTCGGCAGGTATGTCCTTCCACGCAACTCCCTTGTCACGGGCGAGGGGCGCATACAAGGCGAAAGGCTCGGCATTGGAATCATACAGGTGGAGCACGACGGCATCATCATTCCCGTGGAGCTTGCCGTGTATGACAATGACGGACAGGAGGGCATCTTCATTCCCGGCTCGATGGAAGCGAATGCCGCCAAGGAGGTAGCGGCCAACTTGGGACAAAACCTCGGCACGAGCATATCCATCACCAACCAGTCAGCCGGAGACCAGCTGCTCTCCGAACTCGGCAGGGGTGCCATACAGGGAGTGTCGCAATACATATCCCGGAAGATGCGGGAGGAAAAAGTACACCTCAAATCCGGTTATACCCTGATGCTTTACCAGAACGATAATCAATAACCCATTAAAATTCACAAAGTATGAAAAAGATTTTTGTAATGTTTGCCCTCATGACGGGCGCAGTGAGTGCTTTTGCACAGAATGCAGCCGATTCTATATCGGCAGAAACAGGCAGAGTCACAATGACCAGGGAACTCTATCCCGGGCAGGAGGATGGCGACCTCTACCACGGTCTGACCCGGAAGCTCACCTTTGACAGGATGGTTCCCCCGTATGGGCTGGAAGTGACCTACGACAAGACCACGCACATCATCTTCCCCTCCGCCGTCCGCTATGTGGACCTCGGTTCCCCGAATCTTGTGGCGGGAAAGGCCGACGGTGCGGAGAATGTTATCCGCGTAAAGGCGGTGGTCAGGAATTTCCGTGACGAGACGAACATGTCGGTCATCACCGAAAGCGGCAGTTTCTACACGTTCAATGTCAAGTATGCAGACGAGCCGTTGTTGCTGAACATCGAGATGAAGGACTTCATCCATGACGGCAGCAAGGTGAACCGTCCGAACAACGCCCTTGACATCTACCTGAAGGAGCTGGGCAGTGAATCCCCCAAGCTCGTGCAACTGATCAACAAGAGTATCCACAAGGAGAACAAACGCCATGTCAAGCACATCGGCAGCAAGGCTTTCGGCATACAATATCTTTTGCGTGGAATTTATACCCACAACGGGTTACTCTATTTCCACACGCAGGTACGCAACCAGTCGAATGTGCCTTTCGAGGTGGATTTCGTGACGTTCAAGATTGTGGATAAGAAGGTAATGAAGCGTACAGCCATTCAGGAGCAGATTGTTTTCCCTCTCAGAGCCCATAACTATGCCACAGTGGTAGCGGGAAACAAGGACGAGCGTACCGTGTTCACCTTTGACAAGTTCACCATCCCTGCCGACAAGGTATTGGTCGTGGAACTGAACGAGAAAAGCGGCGGGCGTCACCAGTCGTTCACCGTGGAGAGCGAGGACATCGTGAGAGCCAAAGTGATCAACGAACTTAAAGTGAAGTAGCCATGCGTAAGGTCATCTGTATGTTAGTAGCGGTCGTGTCGCTTGCCCTGTTTTCAGGGCAGGCATACGCCCAACGCTATCTCCCCGGCATGAAAGCCGTGGAGTTGCGGGGTGGGTTTGCCGAAGGCTCGAAATCGCCCTTGAACCATTATGCGGGATTCGCGGTATCGGGATATACCAAAAAAGCCAACCGCTGGGTTGTCGGCGCGGAATACCTGCTGAAGAATTACGGGTACCGGAACGTGTCCGTTCCGCGCGCGCAATTCACCGCCGAGGGCGGTTATTACCTGAAATTCCTGTCCGACCCATCCAAGACACTTTTCCTTTCCATCGGCGGATCGGCTTTGGCCGGTTACGAAACCGTGAATTGGGGCAATAAGATGTTGTATGACGGCTCTAAGTTGCTCGCCAAGGATGCCTTTATCTATGGCGGGGCGATAACACTGGAGCTTGAAACCTATGTCACGGACCGTATCGTGCTGCTCGCCAGTGTCAGGGAACGTGCCCTGTGGGGAGGTTCATTATCCGTGTTCACTACGCAATTCGGGCTGGGCGTGAAATTTATCATCAATTAAAACATCACGGATTATGAATATAGAAGATATAAGGAAGATTCCCATTACGGATTTTCTGGCACGGATGGGACATGAGCCGACGGCCCGGAAAGGGAATGAATGGTGGTATTCCGCCCCTTATCGGGAAGAACGGACACCGTCGTTCAGGGTGAATATTCTAAAGAATGTGTGGCAGGACTTCGGCATCGGGCGTGGCGGGGATATATTCTCGCTTGCAGGAGAAATCATTGGCAGCGGTGATTTCAAGTCGCAGGCTAAATTCATTTCGGAATCATTGGGTGGTATTGTTCCGGAAATAGTTTTCCGTCCGAAAGAAAAATGTTTCGACACCACACTTGGTGAAGAGAATTGCTTCGTGAATGTACGCATTGAGCCATTGAACAACAAAATCCTGCTCAATTATCTGAAAGAGCGTGGCATTTGCAGCGATGTGGCATTGCCAAACTGTGAGGAAGTCAGATATACCTTGCATGGCAAGCGGTATTTCTCCATCGGATTCAGAAACATCAGCGGTGGGTATGAGTTGCGCAGCCGCCTGTTCAAGGGCAGTATGTCGCCGAAGGACATATCGCTCATCGACAACGGTTCGGACACCTGTAACATTTTCGAGGGGTTCATTGACTATCTCTCATGGATGGTGCTCGGCCTGGGATGCGGCGATGACTACCTCGTGCTGAACTCGGTGGCTTTATTGGAACGCTCGTATGGTTTCCTTGACAAGTACGACCGGGTCAATTGTTACCTGGACCGTGACGAGGCGGGGCGAAGGACACTGGAAGCCCTCCGCAAACGCTACGGCAACAAGATAGAGGACTGTTCCTCCCTGTACAAGGGATTCAAGGATTTGAACGAATACCTGCAACATTGGGAAGGAATTATTGAACAATAGAAGCAACAACCATTAAAATGACAATGAACATGAAAAAAAGAAATAAACAAAATGCGTTTGCCGCTATCTTTTCGGCAATGCTTGCGACTGTAGTGGCAATAGCCTTGGTATCCTGTGACAATGAGCTGGATGTGCAGCAGGGATATCCCTTCACGGTGGAAACAATGCCCGTACCCAAACGTATCGTGAAAGGCGAGACCGTGGAAATACGGTGCGAACTCAAACGTGAGGGACGGTTCTCCGATGCACGGTACACCGTCCGCTATTTCCAGCCTGACGGCAAAGGCTCGCTCCGCATGGACGACGGGATGGTGTTGCTGCCCAACGACCGTTATCCGCTTGACAGGGAGGTGTTCCGGCTGTACTACACTTCCGAGTGCGAGGACCAACAGAGTATTGACATATATTTCGAGGACAACAGTGCCCCTGCACAATTATTCCTGCTTAGTTTTGATTTCAACAACGAGAAAAAGGATGACGCGGAAGATGATACGGGAGGAACCGGCAGAATTCCCCGAACCGGTGGGGAACTTGTGAAAAATCCTTTGGTGAACATTGAAACGGTTACGGTATGCGAGTGATTGTTGCGGCTATATGCCTGATTCTAACCTGTAACTGTCTGGTGGCTCATCCACGGGGAGGCGGTGGCTCGCCTCCCACTGCCACGGAAATCCCTGATTCGCTTTTCGAGAGGGCCATCGCCTGCATCAAGCGGTTCGAGGGTTGGCATGGAAACCATCTGCCCTATGTAGGTTGGGGTCACAAACTTTTGCCGGGAGAAAAGTTCAGACCGGATATGAGCAAGGCACAGGCGGATTCATTGCTCAGAGCGGATTTGAGGAAATTGTGCAGGATGTGCAGCCGTTTTGGAAAAGATGCCCTTTTAGTCGCCACCTTGTCTTATAATGTGGGATATTACCGTGTGGTCGGCTATGGCAAGATACCTAAGAGCAGGCTTATTCAAAAGCTGGAAGCCGGGGATAGGGATATTTACAACGAGTATGTCTCATTCCGCTGCTACAAGGGGAAAGTGGTACCGAGCATTGAACGGAGAAGGGAAGTGGAATACATGCTGCTGTTTAAGAAGTAAAAAACAAGAGGGAGAATCTTTCGGCACCGGGCCGTCAGGTTCTCCCTCTTTTGTGATTTCAATGGTATCCATCCGCTCAGCCTACCGGTATGACGCCCACGATTTCCGCCTCTTCGGGCAGGCGTGACAACAATAGCTCCGCCATCGCACCGTTCTGCGGAATCAAAGCCGGAAAGTCCGTCTTACCGGGTTTGTATATCTCCGTAGCGACATTGTAGAGATCCCAGGCGGTAATCTGTCCCTTTGTCATTACCAGCTTCAGCACCTCTTCCGTGAATACCGATATCTGCCCCTGATTCAAAGGATAGGTTTCCACGGAAGAAGAAAGGTTCTTGTCCGCGCTGTCGTGGGAAACACGCAATGCCGTCAACAGTCCTATATACATATATATTTCTTCCAAAGAGATAACTCTGCGTTTCAATCTCTGTATCCGTTCGATGTCCTCGTTCATGTTCACCTCGAAGTTTGCCATCCAGCCATCCACGGTGTCGAACAACTCTTCTGTAGTCACCTTTTTCTTTCCATAATTGCATACGCTTCTTTCCGGAGAAAGGATGCACTGGTTATGGCAGATTTTCACACAAGGGCCTATGGCCGCCTGTACCCCGTCCTGGTGGTAGGCTACGACAAGCGTGGTCGTCAGCTCGTCGGTTTCCCAGTCCTTGATGCGGATGGTGGTGAAGATACGGCGGAGTATATGCGCTTCCACCGCCTTTTCCCCGTGGATTTGTTCTACTTGCGGGAGTATGCTCACGCCGGGTTGTGTCTTGTTCCGGTTCTGGGCGGCGAAGATTTCTTCCACTTCGAAGTCAAGGTTGTGCTTCTCGCAGATATCCATCATGCGTTGGATGACCTGGTAATGGTAGATGCCCTGTACCGGGTTGTTGTAGATGTCGTTCTCCTTGTAGGTACGCTGCAATGTATCGAAGTCCATCACTTCGATTCCGTTCTGCTGGAAATCAAACTGCTGTTGTCTTTCCAATACTGCCAGATTTGCCATAATCTTGAAGTTTATTAAGTTAATACTATGTTGATGTTACTTTTCCTTTTGTTCCGGTCAGGTATGTATCTGCCATCCGTGGAACGGTTCCAGTGTGACGGCAAAAGACCTGTCCGGTATTCCGTGATAAAGCAGGCCTCCCACGATGCCGGTTCTTCCATCGGGATAGCGTTGCGTGAAGCCGAACGAATACGGGGCATGGTCGTAGTAGAGCGATATTTCATTGGGATGGTCGGGATTCTTCTCCCAGCTTTCCAGCCTGTCCAGGCACTTCTGGAATGAGGTGTCACCGATGGACTCGGCATAGCGTTTTACATTCTCGAAATGTTCTTCATTCAGGATTTTCATGATTTTTACTTTTTATCTGTTAAACACGTCCGGCTCCGGGAGCCGGTATTTTTATTTCTCGCCTGCCTGACTGTCCCGTGCCCGTATCCGGCAAGGTTTGGCGAAAGAAAATACCGCAGCCGCAGCGAGGATGATTTTCTTTCAGCCAACCCCGCAGGGGCCTGACCTTGCAGGATACACAGGGCACGGGGCTACCTTTGCAGGGTGGGAAATAAAATAATAGCCCCGTTGTTGCTTGTTCTGTCAGGTTCTATTCAATTTTTGCATGAATTCCACCTCAGAACGGATTTTATGCTCCAATGCCGTGTATTTTTCTTTTTTCATCCGCAGTTTTTCACGGAACCGTACCAACTGCTCATCCATGCTTTCATCAAAAAACAGATTGTTTGTACGTTGGTATTGAATATACTCCCGTTCTTTCCGCTCAGCGATGGAGATTTGGGCTTTGGTGGCTGACAGCCTTGACAGAGCGGAGTTGAAATCGGTACGTAGTCCGGTGCGCCTGTCATAATAGCTGTAATAGGTATTGATTTGTCTTTTGGGGTACAGGCATTGTAACCTGGCTTCACGCCAGCGGACTACCCAACGGTAACGCTCGTGCAGTTCCCTCGGGAGGTCATAAGAATGAAGCCGGACAGGGTTGCCGGCATCATCCTTGCATTCGATGGAAATGAATACCCAGCGTTCAACCCGCAGTTCACGCTCGGCACGTGCCAGTTCCCTGGCATATTCCATCCAGTCGTCCATTCGTTCCTGTGCCATATCGAGAAAGGTCAGCTTTCGGTAACTGTTTCCAGAAATGTCAGGTAAGCGGCAATAGCCTTGTGGCAGCCGGAAAAATCAGGCGTGCGACAACCGCTCTTCTTGTAGAAACGAATGCTCCCGGACTTATTCAACCCGCATACATGACGGTTCAATGTCCCTTTGGTCCGTATATGGATTTCAAAGCCGTCTCGTTTGGTTATTTCAAGGAACATATTTGCCGGGATATATTCCCCGTTCAGAAATTTCAGTTTCTCCCCGTCCAGTTCCTGTTGCCACTTCACTTCCTCCTGTCTGCGCTTCTCTTCTTCCTGTTCTTTTTGCTCCAACCGTCTTTGTTCCTGCTTCTTTTGGTACGCTTCACGGGCTTGCAGCAAACGAGCTGTATCAAGTCCGAGCTCTTTAAAAACACGGATAGACAATAGGGTGACATGGTTCCCGTTTTCCGCATCCTGAAGTGTGTTCGCGATCCAGTTTTTGCAATACCCGACAAGTCTTTCTTTTTGTTCCTCCCTGCCAAGCGTTTCCCGGGAATACTGTCCGCAAGAGAAATAGACGTTCTCGACTTTGCAGACCACATGGAAATAATCATAGTTTTCATTCCCGTATTCATTCTTGTCCGATAACGAGAGATAGACGTTTTCCGCAAACGCTTCCAGCTCCATATAAGGAGCCACGACGGTATTCCCGTCAAACTTGTATTTCAATACTTTTGCTTTCATGACTCATTCTTTTTTTTGACTATTCGTATATACAATCGGTAGTGTTTTAATTGGTTTGTATTTGCTTTGCCTGCCATGCCTGATGCGCGATAACGACCTCTTTCCGTTCCTGTTCCAGCAAAGCCTCCGTCTCCGGGGTATATCCGAGGAACCGGATGTAACCGCCATTATACCCCGTGAGTTTGCACCTCACTCCGGCCTGTTCCAACTTGTCAATCCGTTTTTGTGCGTTTTTTGCGCTTGAATACTCTTTCGGCCAGAAATAGTGCTCGCCCTGTGAGCCATAATGGTCTTCCCCGAGTATCATCTCGCCGATATGCCTCCTGTGTTCGATGAAGCCGAACCGTGCCGTACCCAATGCCTGCCGCAGAGCCTTGTGCGCCGTGCCTTCGGGATGCTTGAACACATCCGGCTTGTCCTTTCCCTTGCAGGCGAGTTTCGGCAGTTCCACCTTGTAAGGCTTCCGGTAGCTGCCTATGCCCAATGTCAGGTAGAAATTGGTGTGGAAATAGTCCGTCATGGCATCGCTGTCATCGAAGTTATACGA
The Bacteroides caecimuris DNA segment above includes these coding regions:
- the traK gene encoding conjugative transposon protein TraK, whose product is MEFKSLKNIETSFRHLRLFGIVYLCACTLLVGYSVWKAYGFAEAQRQKIYVLDEGKSLMLALSQDLEQNRPVEAREHVRRFHELFFSLAPDKSAIEGNIQRAMFLSDRSAYAHYRDLAEQGYYNRIISGNMSQRIGIDSVKCDFNSYPYEVVTYARLSIIREKSVTERSLVTRGRLLNSTRSDNNPHGFILEAFRVVENRDIRVYDR
- a CDS encoding DUF4141 domain-containing protein; this translates as MKKKILMLCMGCFFISLTAKAQWVVSDPGNLAQGIINAAKNIVHTSSTASNMLNNFQETVKIYKQGKEYYDGLRKIKNLVRDARKVQQTILMVGDITDIYVNSFERMLSDPYFTPEELSAIAIGYTKLLEESAHLLNDLKTVVNENGLSMNDKERMDIIDRCYTDMLQYRSLVQYYTNKNIGVSYLRAKKRNDLDRVMALYGSPNERYW
- a CDS encoding DUF4120 family protein, encoding MKILNEEHFENVKRYAESIGDTSFQKCLDRLESWEKNPDHPNEISLYYDHAPYSFGFTQRYPDGRTGIVGGLLYHGIPDRSFAVTLEPFHGWQIHT
- a CDS encoding DUF3872 domain-containing protein, which produces MKKRNKQNAFAAIFSAMLATVVAIALVSCDNELDVQQGYPFTVETMPVPKRIVKGETVEIRCELKREGRFSDARYTVRYFQPDGKGSLRMDDGMVLLPNDRYPLDREVFRLYYTSECEDQQSIDIYFEDNSAPAQLFLLSFDFNNEKKDDAEDDTGGTGRIPRTGGELVKNPLVNIETVTVCE
- a CDS encoding TraL conjugative transposon family protein — translated: MKKMLVKIRDLAEEKLRGVCAGLSPEKRVITIVVLTVLFALGNFYMIFRAIYDIGREDAKREVIEITPLDIPDFIQADTLTDSKIREMEEFFNQFNKEDNE
- a CDS encoding conjugal transfer protein TraO, with translation MRKVICMLVAVVSLALFSGQAYAQRYLPGMKAVELRGGFAEGSKSPLNHYAGFAVSGYTKKANRWVVGAEYLLKNYGYRNVSVPRAQFTAEGGYYLKFLSDPSKTLFLSIGGSALAGYETVNWGNKMLYDGSKLLAKDAFIYGGAITLELETYVTDRIVLLASVRERALWGGSLSVFTTQFGLGVKFIIN
- the traM gene encoding conjugative transposon protein TraM — protein: MSNDANKLRQRQEIRKYLVFAGMFLLFVGCMWLIFAPSKEERQREERNAGFNSELPDPRGAGIEADKIAAYEQADMKRRQEEKMRTLEDFSALADENRQNETSSPVVEIPQERESESASSYRGSGNRRNGAISSSTSAYNDINSTLGSFYEAPREDPEKEALKAEVEQLKQAAAVQQPAQMTYEEQVALLEKSYELAAKYTPGKDGAGTEKREETEPAANGRKARAVPVGQVSTPVVSSLPQPVSDSVLLARMAQTGHAGFHTAVGKTADGHTRNTIRACVHGDQTIRSGQSVRLRLLEPMRVGRYVLPRNSLVTGEGRIQGERLGIGIIQVEHDGIIIPVELAVYDNDGQEGIFIPGSMEANAAKEVAANLGQNLGTSISITNQSAGDQLLSELGRGAIQGVSQYISRKMREEKVHLKSGYTLMLYQNDNQ
- a CDS encoding DUF932 domain-containing protein, with the protein product MANLAVLERQQQFDFQQNGIEVMDFDTLQRTYKENDIYNNPVQGIYHYQVIQRMMDICEKHNLDFEVEEIFAAQNRNKTQPGVSILPQVEQIHGEKAVEAHILRRIFTTIRIKDWETDELTTTLVVAYHQDGVQAAIGPCVKICHNQCILSPERSVCNYGKKKVTTEELFDTVDGWMANFEVNMNEDIERIQRLKRRVISLEEIYMYIGLLTALRVSHDSADKNLSSSVETYPLNQGQISVFTEEVLKLVMTKGQITAWDLYNVATEIYKPGKTDFPALIPQNGAMAELLLSRLPEEAEIVGVIPVG
- the traJ gene encoding conjugative transposon protein TraJ, giving the protein MVLLAINFDNLHQILQNLYTDMMPLCSHMTGVAKGLAGLGALFYVAYRVWQSLARAEPVDVFPLLRPFALGLCIMFFPTIVLGTLNSVMSPIVKGTHSILEAQTFDMNEYRAQKDRLEFEAMKRNPETAYLVDKESFDNKLDELGVMDAIEACGMYVDRAMYNMKKAVQNFFRELLELMFNAAALVIDTLRTFFLIVLSILGPISFALSCWDGFQASLSQWFVRYISIYLWLPVSDLFSSVLARIQVLMLRQDIEQLSDPNFIPDGSNGVYITFLIIGIIGYFTIPTVANWIIQAGGGAGNYGKNVTQTASKTGSVVAGAGGAAVGNIAGRLIK
- the traN gene encoding conjugative transposon protein TraN, with amino-acid sequence MKKIFVMFALMTGAVSAFAQNAADSISAETGRVTMTRELYPGQEDGDLYHGLTRKLTFDRMVPPYGLEVTYDKTTHIIFPSAVRYVDLGSPNLVAGKADGAENVIRVKAVVRNFRDETNMSVITESGSFYTFNVKYADEPLLLNIEMKDFIHDGSKVNRPNNALDIYLKELGSESPKLVQLINKSIHKENKRHVKHIGSKAFGIQYLLRGIYTHNGLLYFHTQVRNQSNVPFEVDFVTFKIVDKKVMKRTAIQEQIVFPLRAHNYATVVAGNKDERTVFTFDKFTIPADKVLVVELNEKSGGRHQSFTVESEDIVRAKVINELKVK
- a CDS encoding glycoside hydrolase family protein; the protein is MRVIVAAICLILTCNCLVAHPRGGGGSPPTATEIPDSLFERAIACIKRFEGWHGNHLPYVGWGHKLLPGEKFRPDMSKAQADSLLRADLRKLCRMCSRFGKDALLVATLSYNVGYYRVVGYGKIPKSRLIQKLEAGDRDIYNEYVSFRCYKGKVVPSIERRREVEYMLLFKK
- a CDS encoding toprim domain-containing protein, which encodes MNIEDIRKIPITDFLARMGHEPTARKGNEWWYSAPYREERTPSFRVNILKNVWQDFGIGRGGDIFSLAGEIIGSGDFKSQAKFISESLGGIVPEIVFRPKEKCFDTTLGEENCFVNVRIEPLNNKILLNYLKERGICSDVALPNCEEVRYTLHGKRYFSIGFRNISGGYELRSRLFKGSMSPKDISLIDNGSDTCNIFEGFIDYLSWMVLGLGCGDDYLVLNSVALLERSYGFLDKYDRVNCYLDRDEAGRRTLEALRKRYGNKIEDCSSLYKGFKDLNEYLQHWEGIIEQ